The stretch of DNA GTCTTGCCTGAGCCCGATGGCCCCAGCAGGGTGAGAAACTCGCCACGGGCAATATCAAGGTCCAGACCTTTGACCACCAGTGTTTCGCCGTCATATGTTTTTTGAACGCCGCGAAATCGCACCAATGGATCAGCAGTGCTGCCATCAGCGCGTGCGTCTGGGGTCGCGGTTTCAGGCAGCGTCTGGGTGTCCATGGAGCCTCTGATAGTCAGGCAAATCAGCCGGTTTCGGCGAGCCTAGACGATCAACCCATCGATGCAAACCGCAAGCCCATGGGCGATCAGCTCTGCTGACTACCGGCCAAACAATCCCTTGAGGAGGTCTTCGGGATTGGGCTGCTTGTTTTCTTCCTTGGGAGCTTCTCCGGAGGAGTTGTCGGAGGAGCCGCCCTGGCCCAGCAGTCCCCGAATAATGTCCTTGGGCTGAATTTTCTCGAGGCTCTCAACACCTTTGAGAAGATCGGTCGGGTTGGAAAGGACCGCCGCCAGATCCGGTGCAAATTTCGGATTGGACCATGTGCCCGTGACGATCACGGGAATATCCAAGCCGGACTTGTCCGCTGTGCCGCCCTGACCTTCAAGTGAGGCAACCAGCTTGGGCTTCAGGCGGTAATTGATCGACTGCTGCACGATGCTGGTTGACCCGGCACCGGTGAGCCGCAGGAGAGGCCCGAGCATCTTGAGGTCGTTGTTCGACAGCACCCCGTTGGTGATGTTGAAGGAGCCATTCAGCTCGCTGAAATCCGTGTCTGAAGACGCTGCATTGCTCCAGCCCGTGATCGGATCAGTCAACGCTGTGCGAATGATCTGCGCCAGGTTGATGCCCTTGATGGCGCCGTTCCTGAAATCAATGTTGCCGTTCCCGTTCAGCGTGTTGACCATCTGTGCCTGAGACGCGCCGCTGGCCGTCACGGCGATGTTGAAAAGGCCGGTCCCATCCAGACGCTTGAAGCCTGCCGCGGCATTGAGGAATGGCTCGAGGGCTAGCCCGGACAGATTGAAATTGGCTGCCAGTGATGGCGTGGCACGACGGCCATTGAGGGTCAGCTTGCCGGTTCCCGAGCCCTGATAGAGTGCCATCTTGGTGAGGTTCGCGACCATTGTGCCATTGGTGATGTCGAGGCCAAGCGCACTTTCACCAATGACGACGTTGCCAAAGATGATTTCACTCGCGGAGAGATTGAGGTCTGTATCGACAGCTTTGAGGCCTGAAAAATCGATCGCGTCCGTGCTCCAGCCCGCATCGCCCTGGCCGCTATAGACATTGGTATCAATCTGATCGACTGCCAAAGTGCCTGACAGCTTGGGCCGTGCGCCTGCGGTTTCCACAACGAGGTTGCCGTTGGCGTTCATGCCGTCCAGTGACATGGTGGCATTGGAAAATGTGTAGCGCGTGCCGGCGCTCGCCAGCTGTCCGTTCAGCGCAAGCGGACCAAAGCCGCCGCCTTCTGCCATCGGACTACCCGTCCATGCGGAAAGCTTGCGCACTGAGGGAACATCAAGGTCAACAGTGCCGCTTGTTGCCAGTGCAGTGCCAAACGTCACGTCACCCGCATAGTTGAAAGTCACCGGATTGGACGAGACGGCAAGCGTTGTTGCCGTGGTCGCTGCTTCAAGCACTGCACGGGGGCGCTCAACGGTGGCGTCAATATTGACCCGTTCGGCGTTCCAGGTGAGCGCGCCTGCCACGTTCAGCTGCTCATCGAGGCTTGGCAGGTTCAGCGTCACATCCACGTCGCTGAAATTGTAAGCCGCACCGGACTGGGCATCGCTGTAGCTGATCTGACCGTTTTCAATGGTCATGTTGGCCAGGGAGACTTCCGCTGGTGCCAGACCGCCACCACTGCTGCCGTCAGTTGGTGTCGTGTCGCCGCCGCCTGATGATGTGTCCTGCGGTGCGGGGGTGGGATCAGCCGGCGCAGCCGCTGGTTCAAACTGCCAGTTCGGCGTGCCGTTGCGCGCAATCTCCAGATTGATGACAGGCTCGCGCAGCACGAATTCATCGACCTGCACCTTGCCGCTCAGCAGCGGCATGATCGCCAGCTCCGCGCGCAACTCCCTCATGGTTGCCATGTTGTCTGACTTGCCGCCCGGCGCATTGGCAAACGTCACGTCGCCGATATTTGCTGCCAGCGCCGGCCAGGCGCTGATGGAGACGTCCCCTGCAATGGTGAGTTTGCGCCCCGTCGCGCTTTCAACGGCCGCTTCAACTTCCTGCTTCACCAGATCGGCAGAAATGAACATGGGCGCAAGAAAAACCGCACCTGCCACAAGAGCAACGACGGCGATAACGAAATAGAGCAAGGCGCGCATTGGGTTTCTCCGGTGCGGTCCCTTGGGTTTTAGTGGCCAAAGGGCCATGAGGGACGCGGGCAGGTGGTGGCGTGTTGTGGCAATCGTACCGCGCTTTTCGCAGTCCTGCCATGCATCACGATTTACTTACTTCCACATTCGCGAAATCCTGTGGCATTGTCATGACCGTCTCATCCATTCGGGGTGAGGTTTTGCGATTCACGCGCTGGTGTACCCCTTAAGGGATGCCAGCACCCAGGAAGAGTTGTCGATGAAAAACGATACTCCCCGCGTGATCGCGTTTTCCAAGCCTTGTCGGCATAGGCATCGCGTCTAGAGACAAGGCTTAGACAAACGCGGTTGGCGTCAGCGGTCTTTCCCGGCGATAGCGGGGCAGGCACGCGACCCTCCTCAAGCTCCCGATTGTATTCGGGCGCTAACCGCATCGTTTGGCCGGGCGCCTGCCCCCAAGTTTGTCCAATTCCGAAAACAAATTTCTTCCTGGGACAGCTCCGCGCAAAGACGTGGGCTGTGAATATCATGACCAATCTAACTACCTTTGAAACAGCCCGCTTTGTGTGGGTCTACTGGATGCGGTACCCACGCCTTTTCTGGGCGTGCGTGGCACTCGTCGTCGGCATGGCAGCGCTTGATGTGGCCCTGCCGCTTGTCGCCGGGCGCTTTGTCGATGCCATTTCAAGCACACTGCCGGAAGATCAGGTGTGGCGGCTGCTGTTCATCGTCATCGGCGTGACAATCCTCTATTTCACCGTGCGCTACATCATGTATCGCGTGTGGATCGTCTTTGCGGCCAACGTCATGCGACATCTGGTGGGCGATGCGTTTGAGCGCGTGCAGCGCTTTTCGTCCGAGTGGCATGCCAATGAGTTTGCCGGCGCAACAGTCCGCAAGATCAGCCGCGGCATGTGGGCCTATGACACCTACGCCGACACGGTGATCCATGCCTTGCTGACGGCCGTGCTGACGCTGATCGGTCTCACCATCATGCTGACCATCCTCTGGCCGGTCATGGGACTGACGGTTGGTGTGCTCATCGCCCTGCATCTGGGCGTTGGCTATTGGCTGTCTGCCAACTGGGTGGCTCCCGCCAACAACATCCACATGGCGGCAGACAGCCGCATTGGCGCCACCATGTCAGACGCCATTACCTGTAACGCCGTGGTCAAGAGCTTCGGTGCGGAGGAACGCGAAGACGTGTCCTTCGAGCGGGTGGTGCGCGACTGGGCGGGCAAGGCGCAGTTCACCTGGATTCGCGGCGAGAACGCCGTGATGTTCCAGGTCGCCATGCAGATCCTGATGATGGCGGCTCTGCTGGGCTTTTCCACCTATTACTGGACCCAGGGACTGGCAACTCCCGGTGATGTGGTGCTGGCGCTCACGACCTTCTTCGTGATCGACAGCCATCTGCGGCACGCGTCCTATCACATCAGAAACGCCCAGCAGGCAATCAACGAACTGGACGATCTGGTGTTGTTCCAGCGTCAGTCCATGGGCGTGGCGGACAGGCCAAATGCCGCGAACTTTGTGCCCGGTTCCGGACGCATTGCCTTTGAGAATGTGCAGTTCGCCTATGCCAATCAGCCGGACCCTATCTATGAGGACTTCAACCTCACGATCCAGCCCGGCGAGCGTGTGGGTCTTGTCGGCCGCTCCGGCTCTGGCAAGAGTACTTTCGTGAAGCTGCTGCAGCGTCTGCATGATGTGGATGGCGGGCAGATTGTCATTGATGGTCAGGACGTGGCGGCGGTCACCCAGTCGTCCCTGCGCCAGTCGATTGCTCTCGTCCCGCAGGACCCGGCCTTGTTCCACCGGTCCTTGGCGGAGAACATCGCCTATGCCCGACCGGACGCCACCCGTGAGGAAGTCATGGAGGCTGCAAGGCGGGCCCATGCGGACGAGTTCATTATGAACCTGCCGCAGGGCTATGACACGGAAGTGGGCGAGCGCGGTGTAAAGCTCTCCGGTGGTGAACGCCAGCGGGTGGCTATTGCTCGGGCATTTCTGGCGGACGCGCCCATTTTGGTGCTGGACGAAGCCACCTCAAGCCTCGACTCCCATACCGAGAGCATCATTCAGGATGCGATCGAGGAGCTGATGCGGGGCCGCAC from Pyruvatibacter sp. HU-CL02332 encodes:
- a CDS encoding AsmA family protein; this encodes MRALLYFVIAVVALVAGAVFLAPMFISADLVKQEVEAAVESATGRKLTIAGDVSISAWPALAANIGDVTFANAPGGKSDNMATMRELRAELAIMPLLSGKVQVDEFVLREPVINLEIARNGTPNWQFEPAAAPADPTPAPQDTSSGGGDTTPTDGSSGGGLAPAEVSLANMTIENGQISYSDAQSGAAYNFSDVDVTLNLPSLDEQLNVAGALTWNAERVNIDATVERPRAVLEAATTATTLAVSSNPVTFNYAGDVTFGTALATSGTVDLDVPSVRKLSAWTGSPMAEGGGFGPLALNGQLASAGTRYTFSNATMSLDGMNANGNLVVETAGARPKLSGTLAVDQIDTNVYSGQGDAGWSTDAIDFSGLKAVDTDLNLSASEIIFGNVVIGESALGLDITNGTMVANLTKMALYQGSGTGKLTLNGRRATPSLAANFNLSGLALEPFLNAAAGFKRLDGTGLFNIAVTASGASQAQMVNTLNGNGNIDFRNGAIKGINLAQIIRTALTDPITGWSNAASSDTDFSELNGSFNITNGVLSNNDLKMLGPLLRLTGAGSTSIVQQSINYRLKPKLVASLEGQGGTADKSGLDIPVIVTGTWSNPKFAPDLAAVLSNPTDLLKGVESLEKIQPKDIIRGLLGQGGSSDNSSGEAPKEENKQPNPEDLLKGLFGR
- a CDS encoding ABC transporter ATP-binding protein, which codes for MTNLTTFETARFVWVYWMRYPRLFWACVALVVGMAALDVALPLVAGRFVDAISSTLPEDQVWRLLFIVIGVTILYFTVRYIMYRVWIVFAANVMRHLVGDAFERVQRFSSEWHANEFAGATVRKISRGMWAYDTYADTVIHALLTAVLTLIGLTIMLTILWPVMGLTVGVLIALHLGVGYWLSANWVAPANNIHMAADSRIGATMSDAITCNAVVKSFGAEEREDVSFERVVRDWAGKAQFTWIRGENAVMFQVAMQILMMAALLGFSTYYWTQGLATPGDVVLALTTFFVIDSHLRHASYHIRNAQQAINELDDLVLFQRQSMGVADRPNAANFVPGSGRIAFENVQFAYANQPDPIYEDFNLTIQPGERVGLVGRSGSGKSTFVKLLQRLHDVDGGQIVIDGQDVAAVTQSSLRQSIALVPQDPALFHRSLAENIAYARPDATREEVMEAARRAHADEFIMNLPQGYDTEVGERGVKLSGGERQRVAIARAFLADAPILVLDEATSSLDSHTESIIQDAIEELMRGRTTILIAHRLSTLRDVDRILVFRQGRIVEQGTHAQLMQRPDGDFKQLLETQAAGLVF